The region TACCCTTCAATAAAGTTTTATCTACAACCGAGTTTTGTACAATATCAATAAATGTAGACAAAGCCTGAATAATATTACTCTTCCCACTTGCATTAGCACCATAGATAGCTTTAGTCTTTAGCAGCTTTATATCTATACCTACCTTAGAGATACGATTATTATCATCTACCTCTGCGTATTTTGACACAGACTTAGTCGCCATCATATTAAGCGTATTAATATCTTTAAAGGACCTAAAGTTACCCACACTAAATTCCTGAATATACATTATTTCTAAATTTGTTTAAAAATACGCAAATATAAAGATAACACCAAGAATAAAATATTATATTAACGCAAGACAATATAGAACTAATCCAAAAACGGCTAATAGCTCTATACTATTAACCGATTTATATCCTCTAAAAATTTAAATAATCTACCGTACCTGTCATCTCTGCCCATCGTGCTGATAAGAACTTAGCATAGTGCTGTGCTGATAAACCATAACTACCTAATGAGTGTCCTTCATTAACCTCAACCAAGACAGTATCTCCTGTCTCAGTCACACCGAAGTCTAAGGCATAAGCATTAGGTTGATTATCAAAATCTGCTATTGCACGTCGCACTACCTCCACATCTATTACTTTACCCCAATCTCCTTTATATCGTCTGATATCGAGTATCTCTTTATAACGTATAAAGCATCTAAACTCTGTCTTAAAATCCACTATCTCAGAACACAATACTACAGTAGGCTTGTCCGCATCTATCAATCCTATAAAATCAAGTTCACTATTAAACACCTTACCTGCAAACTTCTTAGTTTCCACATCAGGCTTTACAAATATCCCAAAGCGTTCATTTTCTAAGATCTCCTCTAAAGTACTCTTCCAAATCTCTCTCTTCAAGTATTTCTTTAGTTCTAGTGGATAATCTATTCCTGTCAAATCTAAATCTACACCCACATTCTTTAACCTCTTTCTGACATTGCCAATACCACCTACTAAAACATCTTCGGGACTAATCTCTATTATACCATCTACATCATAGTATTTGATAACTTCATAACCAAAGTGTTTAAACCCCTCATTGGCTATAAAAGCATTCACGTTATAAAATTCTCCGTCTTTATCTGTTTGTATATATGCTCTCATTATTGTTGCTTTTTAAAATACACCTTAGGACTATGGTAATAACGTCCTTATCGCATAATAATTATCCACAGAATATGTCCTGTTGACGATAGGAAACATCTCATCAATAATTTTACGCATTGAAAATATTGAAACTATGCATCTTACCATCGAAGTCTAAATCCTTATCATAACGCAGTTTCTGTTAACCTCTTTATTTACCCTACAAACCCAATAATCACCAACATTGCTAAATTAATTCCAAAGAAAATACAGATAATAAGTAACAACTTTCTCATAACCCCGAAAGCTTCACCTAATAGTTCTTCTGAACCTTGTGACATACCTTTTCGTAGCAATCTGTTTAGTGATAGTAACCGTATCGAAGCATAACTACTCAATACGAAACTTAGAAGATTCATAAATACTGGTGGGTACTCTTGCACCGATAACCTAACGAATAATTCAAAAAAACTTACTAAGGCTATCACAGCACAAAACACAATTAGAGGAATTATCCAATTACTAATGCGTTTTAAGTATATTAATGATTGCACTGTCAAAATCAACTTTTGACTATTTTGACTTACTTCATTATCCATTACTTCATTATTATATAAGTTAAAAATACAGTCATAATAATCCCTAAAATAGAACTAGTAATAATAACAATTATACGACTAAGGTTACCGAAACTATGCTCTAATTTCTCACTATTTCTTGCCTTTAATGCTAATTCTAAAGAGGAACTAAATCTATATAAAAGGTAGCATACATAAATAACCACTAAGATTAACAATAGGAAACACAAAGCCACATAGCTCAAATTTAGATTTATAAGACTTAAAAATACAATGACCAAATATTGACCAACAGAGGGCACATTCGCACTCGTAAGAAAAAAATCAAACATTAACAGTATTACTAACTGTGCCAAGATCAACATTAATAACACTTTTGCCAACACTCCTGTACGCCTTAAGTGAACAGTGGATATAACTGACAACTCTATTTCTTTTTCTGTATGTACCTTTATTTCTGTATCCATTTTAGCTCATTTTTTTTATAATACATAGATACAAAAAATTGTATCTCTACTGTGTTATTACATACAACACTCCCGTATGACCATCGAAGTCAAAAGCCCTATCATAACGCAGTCCTATCTTCTCCAACACTTTTATCGAAGCGATATTATCCTTCATCGCTCTACCGATGATTACCTTTTGTCTTAATTGACTGAAGCCATAGTCAAGACAAGCCTTTGCGCTCTCTGTAGCATATCCCATATTCCAATACTCCTCATAGAAGCGAAAGCCGATATCTGTCTCATCTATATCAGCATTATACTTTAATCCACACCATCCTAAAAAAGCATTATCCTCTTTGCGTATGACTGCCCATCGCCCATAACCATTTCTTTTATAATCGCTATAGTTCGCTAAGAAAACATGTGCTTCCTCTACATCACTAAATGTATCATCTCCCGTATAACGAATCACATTAGGATTTAGATTTAATTGATAGAAGTTTTCTGCATCTGCTGTAGTCAACTCTCTTAATAACAATCGTTCTGTTTCTATTATATATTCCACTATTTTCCTTCTCTAAAATTATAATCTAAGGTAGCAACTATTTTTTAACAAAGTGATTTTCTCATTAATAATCATACTAACTCCACTAACCTATCCAAATGGCTGCTAGAAACATACTCTATATTAAGTTTAAATTCATTGCCTACTTATTGAAGAATACAAGAACTATAAAAGGAGAGTTCTTCGACAAATGACCACTTAACTACCACTATTCACTTGCTATACTCCATGAATTGTCGAATAACTTGCTATCAAGCCTTGTATTTACTACGATTAAGAGCCATTGAAGATAGTAAGCTATATTTACCAAGTTAAAACTAACAACCTAACAAACAACCAAATAAGATCATAATAAGTAAATATTACATTCAAAAAAAATGATAACTATTTTTAGAAACAGAACCATTTAAAGCTTAAATCAAATTATTTAGAAAAAAAGTAGAACTAAATACCAAGTAAAACATCTTGAAAATGACTAATATTTGTATAAAAACTAAAAATAGAATATCAAATTATAATGCATGGTATTTATTACACTACTGATTAGGAGATAGAATCTCTTCAAATACTAGGGTATAACTCTTGTCTTATTCTGAAACAAGCACAGAGAACAAGATAGAAGCATACGCACTCTAGTATATCTACAACCGAACTCTTAATCGCTATGCTATGAAACACAACAAAATAGTGAATACCCCACGTAGAATAGACATACCACAAATATGGTATATTGCTTAAAACAGTAATAAAACCTGATGTGATTCTATATCTTTACACAATATTTAGTAGTACTTTAAACAAAAAGAAAAGAAAGCAAGATGAAGAAATTCTTTAATAATACAATAGTAAAATTGCTATTAGGAGTGATTGTAGGTTTACTTATAGGTCCATACCTTAGTAGTAGTTTACTACAGATTATCTTATCAACTAGACATATTTTAGGACAAATTATCCTATTCTTAGTTCCGCTTATCATACTAGGTTTCGTAGTATCGTCTATCGCTAAGCTAGACAAGGGGCAGACTAGTATTATTGGATTCTCGATTATTATCGCTTATATCTCAAGTATTGGAGCAGGTTTTTTTAGTACTACACTAGGCTTTAACATCATCCCTCATTTACAAATAGAGACTAACGTAGAGACTCTTAAAGAACTACCTGAGATGTTATTTAAATTAGATATCCCACCAGTATTTGGAGTAATGACATCACTTACACTAGCATTAATGATCGGTATTGGTATTCTATGGACAGAGTCTAAGCCGTTAGAGCGTGCCTTTGATTCATTTAAGGATATCGTATTGTTATTAGTGAATAGAGTATTAGTACCTGTATTGCCTTTTTATATTATGGCTAACTTCGCTTTATTAAGTTATGAAGGGTCTATACAGTCACAGTTACCCGTATTCTTAACAGTGATACTAATCGTAATAGTAGCCCACTTTATCTGGTTGGGAGTATTATACACAATCGCTGGAATATATTCAGGAAAGAATCCTTGGGAAGTAATCAAGCATTATCCGCCAGCTTATCTAACAGCAGTAGGAACAATGTCTTCAGCAGCATCTTTAGGAATGGCACTTCAATCCGCACACAAAAGCAAAGTCTTAAAACCCGAAATCACGAACTTCACGATACCGTTCTTCTCTAATATTCACTTATGTGGGTCAGTATTGACAGAGGTATTCTTCGTAATGACCGTCTCTCAAGTATTATATGGTACAATACCTACTATAGGAACAATGATTCTATTCGTACTCTTACTAGGGATATTCGCTATCGGGGCACCGGGCGTACCTGGTGGAACAGTAATGGCTTCCTTAGGTATTATCGCTTCTGTGTTGGGATTTGATGATGCAGGGATAGCACTTACATTAACAATATTCGCATTACAAGACAGTTTCGGTACAGCGTGTAATATCACAGGTGATGGAGCGCTCAGCCTTATGGTAACCAAATACAATGAAAAATAACTATATTTAAGGGAAGATTATGTCTTCCCTTTTTTATTATAAATAGACTATGCTTAAGAAACTAGCTAATAACACTATCGTCAGACTAATCTCAGGAGTAATCATCGGGCTACTATTAGGTCCCTACCTCAACGAGATACTACTGCAAATAATCTTATCAACTAAACACATATTAGGGCAACTTATTATGTTCTTAGTTCCTCTTATTATCCTAGGGTTTATCGTATCCTCTATCGCTAAACTAGATCAGAAATCCTCAGTGATTATAGGATTCTCATTGGCTATTGCTTACCTATCCAGTATAGGCGCAGGGTTCTTTAGTGGTACACTAGGGTATACGATATTGCCTTGGTTAGATATCCCTGCATCAGCTACTACAGGTCGAGTATTACCTACTATGCTGTTTAAACTAGATATCCCACCTATATTTGATGTGATGACTTCACTAGTACTTGCGCTAATGATAGGACTAGGGATACTATGGACACAATCTAAACCACTCGAGGTAGCCTTCGATCACTTTAAAGATATTGTGTTACTACTAGTCAATAGAGTATTGGTGCCCTTGTTACCTTTATACATAGCGTGTAACTTTGCGCTACTAAGCTATGTTGGTACAATACAGTCACAATTGCCTATCTTCTTAAAGGTAATTATCATCGTTATCCTAGCCCACATCATATGGATAGCAGTCTTATATATCATAGCAGGACTATATGCTAAAAAGAACCCTTGGGAGGTTCTTAGACACTACGGGCCGACCTATCTAACAGCGTTAGGTACGATGTCGTCAGCAGCTAGCCTAGGTGTAGCCTTACAGTCCGCTCATAAGAGTAAAATACTAAAACCTGAAATAACGAACTTCACAATTCCGTTCTTCTCTAATGTACATCTATGCGGTGCTATGGTGACAGAGACTTTCTTCGTGATGACCGTATCATTAGTGTTATATGGACACTTACCCGATGTAGGAACACTAATTATATTTGTGTTGTTATTAGGTGTATTCGCCTTAGGTGCTCCAGGAGTACCAGGAGGAGCACTAATGGCATCCTTAGGATTGATCACCTCATTATTAGGTTTTGACGACACAGGGATAGCCTTGGTATTGACAATATTCGCACTACAAGACAGTTTTGGTACTGCGTGTAATATCGTAGGTGATGGCGCATTAAGTCTTATGGCTACTGCCTTTCACGAACGTAAACAAAAAAGGGAAGCTAGTTAGCTTCCCTTTTTTGTATAACCTAGAATAAGTGATAGACAGATAAACGAAAAGTAATTATACAAAATAGGTCCGAATTAATGATTAAAGCATACTCTAGTATGGTTTTAGAATTAATGAAAGAGCTATGAAGTAGAATTGCTTTGTAGTATTTGACTAACGCTGATTCTGGGTTTAAATAATATGATTATTCTTTTAAGATATTACGAGAGATAACTACTTTCTG is a window of Myroides oncorhynchi DNA encoding:
- a CDS encoding ATP-grasp domain-containing protein, with protein sequence MRAYIQTDKDGEFYNVNAFIANEGFKHFGYEVIKYYDVDGIIEISPEDVLVGGIGNVRKRLKNVGVDLDLTGIDYPLELKKYLKREIWKSTLEEILENERFGIFVKPDVETKKFAGKVFNSELDFIGLIDADKPTVVLCSEIVDFKTEFRCFIRYKEILDIRRYKGDWGKVIDVEVVRRAIADFDNQPNAYALDFGVTETGDTVLVEVNEGHSLGSYGLSAQHYAKFLSARWAEMTGTVDYLNF
- a CDS encoding cation:dicarboxylate symporter family transporter; the encoded protein is MLKKLANNTIVRLISGVIIGLLLGPYLNEILLQIILSTKHILGQLIMFLVPLIILGFIVSSIAKLDQKSSVIIGFSLAIAYLSSIGAGFFSGTLGYTILPWLDIPASATTGRVLPTMLFKLDIPPIFDVMTSLVLALMIGLGILWTQSKPLEVAFDHFKDIVLLLVNRVLVPLLPLYIACNFALLSYVGTIQSQLPIFLKVIIIVILAHIIWIAVLYIIAGLYAKKNPWEVLRHYGPTYLTALGTMSSAASLGVALQSAHKSKILKPEITNFTIPFFSNVHLCGAMVTETFFVMTVSLVLYGHLPDVGTLIIFVLLLGVFALGAPGVPGGALMASLGLITSLLGFDDTGIALVLTIFALQDSFGTACNIVGDGALSLMATAFHERKQKREAS
- a CDS encoding GNAT family N-acetyltransferase codes for the protein MEYIIETERLLLRELTTADAENFYQLNLNPNVIRYTGDDTFSDVEEAHVFLANYSDYKRNGYGRWAVIRKEDNAFLGWCGLKYNADIDETDIGFRFYEEYWNMGYATESAKACLDYGFSQLRQKVIIGRAMKDNIASIKVLEKIGLRYDRAFDFDGHTGVLYVITQ
- a CDS encoding cation:dicarboxylate symporter family transporter codes for the protein MKKFFNNTIVKLLLGVIVGLLIGPYLSSSLLQIILSTRHILGQIILFLVPLIILGFVVSSIAKLDKGQTSIIGFSIIIAYISSIGAGFFSTTLGFNIIPHLQIETNVETLKELPEMLFKLDIPPVFGVMTSLTLALMIGIGILWTESKPLERAFDSFKDIVLLLVNRVLVPVLPFYIMANFALLSYEGSIQSQLPVFLTVILIVIVAHFIWLGVLYTIAGIYSGKNPWEVIKHYPPAYLTAVGTMSSAASLGMALQSAHKSKVLKPEITNFTIPFFSNIHLCGSVLTEVFFVMTVSQVLYGTIPTIGTMILFVLLLGIFAIGAPGVPGGTVMASLGIIASVLGFDDAGIALTLTIFALQDSFGTACNITGDGALSLMVTKYNEK